From Motilibacter peucedani, one genomic window encodes:
- the cimA gene encoding citramalate synthase: MSPASSEFHVYDTTLRDGAQQEGLTLTVADKLAIARHLDDLGVGYIEGGWPGASPKDTEFFRLAQTELELRHATLAAFGSTRRVGKRAADDELVAALRDSMAPVVTLVAKSHALQVEKALRTTPEEGLAMLRDTVTHLREEGRRVFVDAEHFFDGYRYDPRYALEFVRVAAESGAEVVALCDTNGGLLPDELADTVAAVLEASSAKLGIHCHNDAGCAVANTLAAVAAGATHVQGTLNGYGERTGNADLVTIVANLELKKRMSLLEGTGLAEATRVAHAVSEITNIPPYARQPYVGSSAFTHKAGLHASAIKVDPDLYQHADPSLVGNDMRLLVSEMAGRASVELKGKELGYDLSGERMVVTRLTDRVKEMESRGYTFEAADASFELLLLEEVEGVRRSWFDIESWHVSVDSRSHEATVAEATVKVHAAGKRNVAIGEGNGPVNALDAGLRQALAAAYPVIETFELVDYKVRVVDVGNGTGTGALTRVLLTTANQSGEAWTTVGVGVNVIGASWEALVDGYSFGLLRAGVQPALLP; the protein is encoded by the coding sequence ATGAGCCCGGCCAGCAGCGAGTTCCACGTCTACGACACCACCCTGCGCGACGGTGCGCAGCAGGAGGGCCTGACGCTGACGGTGGCCGACAAGCTCGCCATCGCCCGCCACCTCGACGACCTGGGCGTGGGCTACATCGAGGGCGGCTGGCCCGGCGCGAGCCCCAAGGACACCGAGTTCTTCCGCCTCGCCCAGACCGAGCTCGAGCTCCGCCACGCCACCCTGGCCGCCTTCGGCTCCACGCGTCGGGTCGGCAAGCGCGCCGCCGACGACGAGCTCGTCGCCGCGCTGCGCGACTCGATGGCCCCGGTCGTCACGCTGGTCGCGAAGTCCCACGCCCTGCAGGTGGAGAAGGCGCTGCGCACCACGCCCGAGGAGGGCCTGGCGATGCTGCGCGACACCGTCACCCACCTGCGCGAGGAGGGCCGGCGGGTCTTCGTCGACGCCGAGCACTTCTTCGACGGCTACCGCTACGACCCGCGCTACGCGCTGGAGTTCGTCCGCGTCGCAGCCGAGTCCGGCGCCGAGGTCGTCGCGCTGTGCGACACCAACGGCGGGCTGCTGCCCGACGAGCTGGCCGACACGGTCGCCGCCGTGCTCGAGGCGAGCAGCGCGAAGCTCGGCATCCACTGCCACAACGACGCGGGCTGCGCGGTGGCCAACACGCTCGCCGCCGTGGCCGCCGGCGCCACGCACGTGCAGGGCACGCTCAACGGCTACGGCGAGCGCACCGGCAACGCCGACCTCGTCACGATCGTGGCCAACCTCGAGCTGAAGAAGCGGATGAGCCTGCTCGAGGGCACCGGGCTGGCGGAGGCTACGCGGGTCGCGCACGCGGTCAGCGAGATCACCAACATCCCGCCCTACGCCCGCCAGCCCTACGTCGGTTCCTCCGCGTTCACGCACAAGGCCGGCCTGCACGCCAGCGCCATCAAGGTCGACCCCGACCTCTACCAGCACGCCGACCCCTCGCTGGTCGGCAACGACATGCGGCTGCTCGTCTCCGAGATGGCCGGCCGCGCGAGCGTCGAGCTCAAGGGCAAGGAGCTGGGCTACGACCTGTCGGGGGAGCGGATGGTCGTCACCCGGCTGACCGACCGGGTCAAGGAGATGGAGTCCCGGGGCTACACCTTCGAGGCGGCCGACGCGAGCTTCGAGCTGCTGCTGCTCGAGGAGGTCGAAGGCGTACGCCGCTCCTGGTTCGACATCGAGTCTTGGCACGTCTCGGTCGACTCCCGCTCGCACGAGGCGACCGTCGCCGAGGCGACGGTGAAGGTGCACGCCGCGGGGAAGCGCAACGTCGCGATCGGCGAGGGCAACGGCCCGGTCAACGCGCTCGACGCTGGGCTGCGGCAGGCGCTCGCCGCCGCGTACCCCGTCATCGAGACCTTCGAGCTGGTCGACTACAAGGTCCGCGTCGTCGACGTGGGCAACGGCACGGGCACCGGCGCGCTCACGCGCGTGCTGCTGACCACTGCGAACCAGAGCGGTGAGGCCTGGACGACCGTCGGGGTCGGCGTCAACGTCATCGGCGCGTCCTGGGAGGCGCTGGTCGACGGCTACTCGTTCGGGCTGCTGCGCGCGGGCGTGCAGCCGGCGCTGCTGCCCTGA
- a CDS encoding peroxidase family protein: MAHGFADVTSTPRSTFYDRGRFGRLFPTLPAFSADTPAMRAALAELGAPGGPMDAGDDLSDPVALITDPALSLHNRNNPTSTAGFTFVGQFLDHDMTFDPTSSLSRVQDPESIRNFRIPALDLDSVYGGGPDSSPHLYDHSVDGGRSTLLVEDVPGSAAVSVDGSARHDVPRNAQSVALLGDPRNDENLIVSQLHLALLRFHNAVLADVRADLGSAFTVDEVFAEAQRVVRWHYQWMVVHEFLPHTVGQDTVDAVLRDGRSSFTWRHDPFIPVEFSVAAYRFGHSQVRPSYRANFGTSATDPAQQFFGLIFDPSATDLADPADLRGGRRAPRRFIDWQTFFDFGDGRVRPNKAIDTTLSSPLFHLMGMPPTTATSLATRNLLRSLMMQVPSGQSVARAMSLPLLAAADLADVTDQGLDRRTPLWFYVLREAQVTAAGEHLGPVGGRIVAEVLIGLMQGDSGSYLRQDPEWTPTYGTSAGFAMVDLLRKAGVVATLP, translated from the coding sequence ATGGCGCACGGATTCGCGGACGTGACGAGCACGCCGCGCTCGACGTTCTACGACCGGGGCAGGTTCGGCCGGCTCTTCCCGACGCTGCCGGCGTTTTCCGCCGACACCCCTGCGATGCGCGCCGCCCTCGCGGAGCTGGGCGCCCCGGGCGGCCCGATGGACGCCGGCGACGACCTGAGCGACCCGGTCGCCCTCATCACCGACCCGGCGCTCAGCCTGCACAACCGCAACAACCCCACCTCGACCGCCGGCTTCACCTTCGTGGGGCAGTTCCTCGACCACGACATGACCTTCGACCCGACCTCGAGCCTGTCGCGGGTCCAGGACCCGGAGTCGATCCGCAACTTCCGCATCCCGGCGCTCGACCTCGACAGCGTCTACGGCGGCGGTCCCGACTCCTCACCCCACCTCTACGACCACTCGGTCGACGGCGGGCGCTCGACGCTGCTGGTCGAAGACGTACCCGGCTCTGCGGCGGTCTCGGTCGACGGGTCGGCGCGCCACGACGTGCCCCGCAACGCGCAGTCCGTCGCCCTGCTCGGCGACCCGCGCAACGACGAGAACCTCATCGTGTCGCAGCTGCACCTCGCCCTGCTGCGGTTCCACAACGCCGTGCTCGCGGACGTGCGCGCCGACCTGGGCAGCGCCTTCACCGTCGACGAGGTCTTCGCCGAGGCCCAGCGCGTCGTGCGCTGGCACTACCAGTGGATGGTGGTCCACGAGTTCCTGCCGCACACGGTCGGACAGGACACCGTCGACGCAGTGCTGCGCGACGGGCGCTCCTCCTTCACCTGGCGGCACGACCCCTTCATCCCGGTGGAGTTCTCGGTGGCCGCCTACCGCTTCGGGCACTCGCAGGTGCGCCCGAGCTACCGGGCCAACTTCGGCACCAGCGCGACCGACCCGGCGCAGCAGTTCTTCGGGCTGATCTTCGACCCGTCGGCCACCGACCTCGCCGACCCGGCCGACCTGCGCGGCGGGCGCCGCGCGCCGCGCCGGTTCATCGACTGGCAGACGTTCTTCGACTTCGGCGACGGGCGGGTGCGGCCCAACAAGGCGATCGACACGACGCTGTCCTCGCCGCTGTTCCACCTGATGGGGATGCCGCCGACGACCGCGACCTCGCTGGCCACGCGCAACCTGCTGCGCTCGCTGATGATGCAGGTGCCCTCGGGACAGTCGGTCGCGCGGGCCATGAGCCTGCCGCTGCTGGCGGCCGCCGACCTCGCCGACGTCACCGACCAGGGGCTGGACAGGCGTACGCCGCTGTGGTTCTACGTGCTGCGCGAGGCGCAGGTCACCGCCGCGGGCGAGCACCTGGGCCCGGTCGGCGGCCGCATCGTGGCCGAGGTGCTGATCGGGCTGATGCAGGGCGACTCCGGCTCCTACCTGCGCCAGGACCCGGAGTGGACGCCGACCTACGGCACGTCGGCCGGGTTCGCGATGGTCGACCTGCTGCGCAAGGCCGGAGTGGTCGCGACCCTGCCGTGA
- a CDS encoding HAD family hydrolase, with translation MSVEAVLFDVDDTLVDHSGAVARGFVQRLSQVAPAADRDAAAAEWRRLEELHYRRHLDGELTWQGQRRERVRGILAWLGQPVPAGDDEVDAWFDAYRTAFEAATAAFAETVEVLDALDVPMGVVSNNSTANLLAKLERVGLGGRFEVVLCPDTDGLPAKPHPALFHAGCAALGTARGTTAYVGDRLRTDALGARDAGLVGVWLDRHGRGAGTELPEGVVRIPDLRALTGLVAGSLPGRRVG, from the coding sequence GTGAGCGTCGAGGCGGTCCTCTTCGACGTCGACGACACGCTGGTCGACCACAGCGGAGCGGTGGCGCGCGGGTTCGTGCAGCGGCTGTCGCAGGTCGCGCCGGCGGCCGACCGGGACGCCGCGGCCGCCGAGTGGCGCCGGCTCGAGGAGCTGCACTACCGGCGCCACCTCGACGGCGAACTCACCTGGCAGGGGCAGCGCCGGGAGCGGGTGCGCGGCATCCTGGCCTGGCTCGGCCAGCCCGTACCGGCGGGCGACGACGAGGTCGACGCGTGGTTCGACGCCTACCGGACAGCCTTCGAGGCCGCCACCGCGGCGTTCGCCGAGACGGTCGAGGTGCTCGACGCGCTCGACGTGCCGATGGGCGTCGTGAGCAACAACTCGACCGCCAACCTGCTCGCCAAGCTCGAGCGCGTCGGGCTCGGCGGGCGCTTCGAGGTCGTCCTGTGCCCCGACACCGACGGGCTGCCGGCCAAGCCCCACCCGGCGCTCTTCCACGCCGGCTGCGCGGCGCTGGGGACGGCGCGAGGCACCACTGCGTACGTGGGGGACCGGTTGCGCACCGACGCCCTCGGAGCGCGCGACGCGGGCCTCGTCGGGGTGTGGCTCGACCGGCACGGTCGAGGGGCCGGCACCGAGCTGCCGGAGGGCGTCGTACGCATCCCGGACCTCCGCGCGCTGACCGGCCTGGTGGCCGGTTCGCTTCCGGGGCGCCGCGTCGGGTAG
- a CDS encoding fumarylacetoacetate hydrolase family protein: protein MRIARFSYGETVSFGVVDGDPARPETLSVTPIAGHPFAPFQLSGEPVALADVRLLAPVLPSKVIGIGKNYADHAREMGGEAPAVPTIFLKPSTSVVGPAEPIALPAGAGTVHHEAELAVVISRLCREVPASRAKDVILGYTCANDVTDRDLQSSDGQWARAKGADSFCPIGPWIETTVDPSRLRIGADVNGTVRQDGTTADLLTGVDELVALVSQTFTLLPGDVILTGTPAGVGPIVPGDFVSVTVEGIGTLTNRVVARD, encoded by the coding sequence GTGCGCATCGCGAGATTCTCCTACGGCGAGACGGTCTCCTTCGGCGTCGTGGACGGTGACCCGGCCCGGCCCGAGACCCTGTCGGTGACCCCGATCGCCGGCCACCCGTTCGCCCCGTTCCAGCTCTCCGGCGAGCCGGTCGCGCTCGCCGACGTGCGGCTGCTCGCGCCGGTGCTGCCGAGCAAGGTGATCGGCATCGGCAAGAACTACGCCGACCACGCGCGCGAGATGGGCGGCGAGGCGCCTGCGGTGCCGACGATCTTCCTCAAGCCCTCCACCTCCGTCGTGGGCCCGGCCGAGCCGATCGCGCTCCCCGCCGGCGCCGGCACCGTGCACCACGAGGCCGAGCTCGCCGTCGTCATCAGCCGGCTCTGCCGCGAGGTCCCCGCGTCCCGCGCGAAGGACGTCATCCTCGGCTACACCTGCGCCAACGACGTGACCGACCGCGACCTGCAGTCCTCCGACGGCCAGTGGGCGCGGGCCAAGGGCGCCGACTCCTTCTGCCCGATCGGTCCGTGGATCGAGACGACCGTCGACCCGTCGCGGCTGCGCATCGGCGCCGACGTCAACGGCACCGTCCGCCAGGACGGCACCACCGCCGACCTCCTCACCGGCGTCGACGAGCTCGTCGCGCTGGTGTCGCAGACCTTCACGCTCCTCCCGGGCGACGTCATCCTGACCGGCACGCCGGCGGGTGTCGGGCCGATCGTGCCGGGCGACTTCGTCTCCGTGACCGTCGAGGGCATCGGGACGCTGACCAACAGGGTGGTTGCTCGTGACTGA
- a CDS encoding IclR family transcriptional regulator, translated as MDKSSGVGVLDKAAHVLGALEAGPQTLAGLVAATGLARPTAHRLAVALEHHRLVSRDIQGRFVLGPRLGELAAAAGEDRLVAVAGPVLAELQRVTGESTQVYRRQGDDRVCVAAAERPYGLRDSIPVGTTLTMLAGSAAQVLLAWEEPERLHKGLRGAAFTAPVLAAVRRRGWAASVGEREPGVASVSAPVRGPHNRVVAAVSVSGPIERLTRQPGRAHAEPLLAAAAALSEGLAR; from the coding sequence ATGGACAAGAGTAGCGGAGTCGGCGTCCTTGACAAGGCCGCGCACGTGCTGGGCGCCCTCGAGGCCGGCCCGCAGACCCTGGCGGGGCTGGTCGCGGCGACAGGACTGGCCCGTCCGACGGCCCACCGGCTCGCCGTCGCGCTCGAGCACCACCGGCTGGTGTCGCGCGACATCCAGGGCCGCTTCGTGCTCGGCCCCCGGCTCGGCGAGCTGGCGGCCGCGGCCGGGGAGGACCGACTGGTCGCCGTCGCGGGGCCCGTACTCGCCGAGCTGCAGCGGGTCACCGGCGAGAGCACGCAGGTCTACCGCCGCCAGGGCGACGACCGCGTCTGCGTGGCCGCCGCCGAGCGTCCCTACGGCCTCCGCGACAGCATCCCGGTCGGCACGACGCTGACGATGCTGGCGGGCTCGGCGGCCCAGGTGCTGCTGGCCTGGGAGGAGCCCGAGCGGCTCCACAAGGGTCTGCGCGGTGCGGCGTTCACGGCACCGGTCCTGGCCGCCGTGCGCCGCCGCGGGTGGGCCGCCTCGGTCGGCGAGCGCGAGCCGGGCGTCGCCTCGGTCTCCGCGCCCGTGCGCGGCCCCCACAACCGCGTCGTGGCCGCCGTGAGCGTCTCCGGCCCCATCGAGCGGCTCACCCGCCAGCCGGGCCGCGCCCACGCCGAGCCCCTGCTCGCGGCCGCCGCCGCCCTCAGCGAGGGCCTCGCCCGCTGA
- the gltX gene encoding glutamate--tRNA ligase — MTDASAVRVRFCPSPTGNPHVGLVRTALFNWAYARHTGGTFVFRIEDTDAARDSEESYDALLDTLRWLGLDWDEGPEVGGPHAPYRQSQRMDVYADVAARLLEAGLAYESFSTPQEVEQRRRDAGQDPKLGYDNADRDSTDEQKAAWRAEGRSPVLRLRMPDDDLVFTDVVRGEVRFAAGSVPDFVIVRGDGSPLYTLVNPVDDVLMGITHVLRGEDLLSSTPRQIGLYRALGQIGVGTGELPLFGHLPYVMGEGNKKLSKRDPESAIGFYRDAGFIPEGLLNYLALLGWSIAEDRDIFSLAEMVEAFDVARVNPNPARFDLKKCEAINAEWIRRLEPADFTSRIAHQLSLDGYVTTPPSAGQQRLLEGAAPLVQSRLTLLKQASEMLGFLFADSVVVDPAAASLLDRGVLSATVEALEALADWRTAEIEAALRASLVEGLGLKPKNAFGPVRVAVTGRKVSPPLFESMELLGRERSLARLRDALGALPE; from the coding sequence GTGACTGACGCCTCAGCCGTACGCGTCCGCTTCTGCCCGTCGCCGACCGGCAACCCGCACGTCGGGCTGGTGCGCACCGCGCTGTTCAACTGGGCCTACGCCCGGCACACCGGCGGCACCTTCGTCTTCCGCATCGAGGACACCGACGCCGCGCGCGACTCCGAGGAGTCCTACGACGCGCTGCTCGACACGCTGCGCTGGCTCGGTCTCGACTGGGACGAGGGCCCGGAGGTCGGCGGCCCGCACGCGCCCTACCGCCAGTCGCAGCGCATGGACGTCTACGCCGACGTCGCGGCCAGGCTGCTCGAGGCCGGGCTCGCCTACGAGTCCTTCTCGACGCCGCAGGAGGTCGAGCAGCGCCGCCGCGACGCCGGCCAGGACCCGAAGCTCGGCTACGACAACGCCGACCGCGACTCGACCGACGAGCAGAAGGCCGCCTGGCGGGCCGAGGGCCGATCGCCGGTGCTGCGCCTGCGCATGCCGGACGACGACCTCGTGTTCACCGACGTCGTGCGCGGGGAGGTGCGCTTCGCCGCCGGCAGCGTGCCCGACTTCGTCATCGTGCGCGGCGACGGCTCGCCGCTCTACACGCTGGTCAACCCGGTCGACGACGTGCTCATGGGCATCACCCACGTCCTGCGCGGCGAGGACCTGCTCTCGTCGACGCCGCGCCAGATCGGGCTCTACCGCGCGCTCGGGCAGATCGGCGTGGGCACCGGCGAGCTGCCGCTGTTCGGCCACCTGCCCTACGTCATGGGCGAGGGCAACAAGAAGCTGTCCAAGCGCGACCCCGAGTCGGCGATCGGGTTCTACCGCGACGCCGGGTTCATCCCCGAGGGGCTGCTCAACTACCTGGCGCTGCTCGGCTGGTCGATCGCGGAGGACCGCGACATCTTCTCGCTGGCCGAGATGGTCGAGGCGTTCGACGTCGCCCGGGTCAACCCGAACCCCGCGCGGTTCGACCTCAAGAAGTGCGAGGCCATCAACGCCGAGTGGATCCGCCGGCTCGAGCCCGCCGACTTCACCTCGCGCATCGCCCACCAGCTCTCGCTCGACGGCTACGTCACGACGCCGCCCTCGGCCGGGCAGCAGCGGCTGCTCGAGGGCGCTGCGCCGCTCGTGCAGTCGCGCCTGACGCTGCTCAAGCAGGCGTCGGAGATGCTCGGCTTTCTGTTCGCCGACTCCGTCGTCGTCGACCCGGCCGCCGCGTCCCTGCTCGACCGCGGCGTGCTGTCCGCGACCGTCGAGGCCCTGGAGGCCCTGGCGGACTGGCGCACAGCGGAGATCGAGGCAGCGCTGCGGGCCTCGCTCGTCGAGGGGCTGGGGCTCAAGCCCAAGAACGCCTTCGGCCCCGTGCGCGTCGCGGTGACCGGCCGCAAGGTCTCGCCCCCGCTGTTCGAGTCGATGGAGCTCCTGGGCCGCGAGCGCTCGCTCGCCCGCCTGCGCGACGCGCTGGGCGCCCTGCCGGAGTGA
- the leuC gene encoding 3-isopropylmalate dehydratase large subunit, whose amino-acid sequence MGKTLAEKVWESHVVRHAEGEPDLLYIDLHLVHEVTSPQAFDGLRLAGRPVRRPDLTIATEDHNVPTEGPSVTEGALIEDLVSRTQVDTLRRNCEEFGVRLHRMGDRGQGIVHVIGPQLGLTQPGTTVVCGDSHTSTHGAFGALAFGIGTSEVEHVLATQTLPLKPFKTMAVTVEGALPEGVTAKDVILAVIAKIGTGGGQGHVIEYRGEAIRALSMEGRMTICNMSIEAGARAGMIAPDETTFAYLQGRPHAPQGADWDAAVQSWRELVTDDDATFDREVVIDASTLTPFVTWGTNPGQGLPLSASVPDPAQLTDEHERVAAERALDYMGLQAGTPLREIAVDTVFIGSCTNGRIEDLRAAAKVLQGRKVADTVRMLVVPGSVLVKQQAESEGLDEVFSAAGAQWRGAGCSMCLAMNPDKLAPGERSASTSNRNFEGRQGAGGRTHLVSPEVAAATAVVGRLAAPADLQPVGA is encoded by the coding sequence GTGGGCAAGACGCTCGCGGAGAAGGTCTGGGAGTCGCACGTCGTGCGCCACGCCGAGGGCGAGCCCGACCTGCTCTACATCGACCTGCACCTCGTGCACGAGGTGACCAGCCCGCAGGCGTTCGACGGCCTGCGGCTCGCGGGCCGTCCCGTGCGCCGGCCCGACCTCACCATCGCCACGGAGGACCACAACGTCCCCACCGAGGGCCCGTCGGTCACCGAGGGTGCGCTCATCGAGGACCTCGTCTCGCGCACGCAGGTCGACACCCTGCGCCGCAACTGCGAGGAGTTCGGGGTGCGCCTGCACCGCATGGGCGACCGCGGCCAGGGCATCGTCCACGTCATCGGTCCGCAGCTGGGCCTGACCCAGCCCGGCACGACGGTGGTCTGCGGCGACTCGCACACCAGCACCCACGGCGCCTTCGGCGCGCTCGCGTTCGGCATCGGCACCAGCGAGGTCGAGCACGTGCTCGCCACGCAGACCCTGCCGCTCAAGCCCTTCAAGACGATGGCCGTGACGGTCGAGGGGGCGCTGCCCGAGGGCGTCACCGCCAAGGACGTGATCCTCGCGGTCATCGCGAAGATCGGCACGGGCGGCGGGCAGGGCCACGTCATCGAGTACCGCGGCGAGGCGATCCGCGCCCTGTCGATGGAGGGCCGGATGACGATCTGCAACATGTCGATCGAGGCAGGTGCCCGCGCCGGGATGATCGCGCCCGACGAGACGACTTTCGCCTACCTGCAGGGCCGTCCCCACGCGCCGCAGGGCGCCGACTGGGACGCCGCGGTCCAGAGCTGGCGCGAGCTGGTCACCGACGACGACGCCACCTTCGACCGCGAGGTCGTCATCGACGCGAGCACGCTGACGCCGTTCGTCACCTGGGGCACCAACCCCGGCCAGGGCCTGCCGCTCTCGGCCTCGGTGCCGGACCCCGCGCAGCTGACCGACGAGCACGAGCGCGTCGCCGCCGAGCGGGCCCTGGACTACATGGGCCTGCAGGCCGGCACGCCGCTGCGCGAGATCGCCGTCGACACCGTCTTCATCGGCTCGTGCACCAACGGGCGCATCGAGGACCTGCGCGCGGCGGCCAAGGTGCTGCAGGGGCGCAAGGTCGCCGACACCGTACGCATGCTCGTCGTCCCCGGCTCGGTGCTCGTGAAGCAGCAGGCCGAGAGCGAGGGCCTCGACGAGGTCTTCTCGGCCGCTGGTGCGCAGTGGCGTGGCGCAGGGTGCTCGATGTGCCTCGCGATGAACCCCGACAAGCTCGCGCCGGGGGAGCGCAGCGCCTCGACCAGCAACCGCAACTTCGAGGGCCGGCAGGGCGCGGGCGGTCGCACGCACCTGGTCTCGCCGGAGGTCGCTGCGGCCACCGCGGTCGTCGGGCGGCTCGCCGCCCCGGCCGACCTGCAGCCCGTCGGCGCCTGA